The Pseudomonas parafulva genome includes a window with the following:
- a CDS encoding Lrp/AsnC family transcriptional regulator, translating to MPDLRPFALDEIDRQLIALLQINARESVAMLARQLGIARTTVNSRLERLEKNKVISGYGVRLGQQVMGGGLQAYVGIKVQPRSGKEVVKRLSAMAAVRQLCAVSGEFDYVAWLHTESPELLDQLLDRIGNVEGVEKTTTSIILSSKVDRGQAL from the coding sequence ATGCCAGACCTTCGCCCATTTGCCCTGGATGAAATCGACCGCCAGCTGATCGCCCTGTTGCAGATCAATGCCCGCGAAAGCGTAGCCATGCTCGCGCGCCAGTTGGGCATCGCTCGCACCACGGTCAACTCACGGCTCGAGCGGTTGGAGAAGAACAAGGTGATTTCCGGTTACGGCGTGCGCTTGGGGCAGCAGGTGATGGGCGGTGGGCTACAGGCGTATGTGGGCATCAAGGTGCAGCCACGCTCGGGCAAAGAGGTCGTCAAACGGCTAAGCGCGATGGCCGCTGTGCGGCAGTTGTGCGCGGTGAGCGGTGAATTCGACTACGTGGCCTGGCTGCACACGGAGTCACCGGAACTACTGGACCAGTTGCTGGACCGGATCGGCAACGTCGAGGGCGTCGAAAAAACCACCACGTCGATCATCCTCAGCAGCAAGGTGGATCGCGGTCAGGCGCTTTGA